The Pseudoalteromonas rubra region ACCCCTTGGCTATTCGTTTCCTGCAATAACAACTCTCGTGCGGCTTTGTCTTCACAAATTACCGCATTGAGCCAGTAATTTGATTGTGCGTAAGCAGGCTCGACCACAAACTTGAACTCACTGCCATCAAAAAAGTCGCGATATTGCTGTGCAAGCGCTCTTTTTTGTTCAATAAAAGTGGTTAACATCTCGAGCTGCGCACACCCTAGTGCCGCATTTAGATTTGGCATGCGATAGTTAAACCCCGCCTCATCGTGAAAAAACTCGTATGGATGAGGGACTTTAGCAGTCGTCGTGACGTGCTTAGTGCGGGCTCCGGCGTCAGCCGTTTGACATAAAACAACGCCGCCCCCACCTGTTGTCATGATTTTATTACCGTTAAAGCTTACCGCACCATATTCGCCAAATACCCCGGTATGCTTACCCTTATAATATGAACCAAGACTTTCTGCTGCATCTTCCACCAATGCAATCTGCCACTTTTTACACACTGCAACGAGCTCATCCAGTTCGACGGGGTGTCCAAATGTATGCATTGGCACTACAGCCTGAATGCGCTGCTTCGTACTACGGTGAATAGTACCTTGTTCAGTCAGTATTGCGTGGTCCTCTAAATAGGTTTCCAGCGCTTTTGGACACAGGCCAAGGCTCACTGGCGAGACATCAACAAATACAGGCTCAGCCCCCATGTGATGAAGCGCGTTACAAGTCGCAACGAAGGTAAGTGCTTGAGTGATAACCAGATCACCAGCTCTCACTCCCGCCATATAAAGAGCGGCATGCAAGGCAGCTGTGCCATTTACTGTTGCAACAGCTTTAGCCGTGCCAGTTAAACTCTCAATTTTTTGCTCAAACTCGTCAACAAACTTACCTACGCTAGATACAAAAGTACTATCGATGGTTTGTAAAACGTATTCTTTTTCATTACCACTAAATGTCGGTGCATGAAGTGGTATAAATTCATCAGTCTGATACAGAGCTCTGACAAACTCGTTAATATTATGTGGTGTCATTGCAGCCCCAAATCACATCTTGCTGTCTAAGTATTTACCGGTTTCTTTATGACCAAAATCAGGGATCATGGTGAAAAACAGCTCAACGATCTCCTCTTTTGTCCAGGACTTTTGATCTTTCAGCTGGCTGATTGTACTTTCAAACAACGCAATTTTGTCTGCGTCATATTCCAGCTCATTCTTAATGATCCCCAGGTTATTGAATCTTTCCATATCGAGCGTTTCATTTTCAGTGAAGAACTCTTCAAAATCTTTTTCACCTGTTGTGTCACTCTTTGTAAACAGGCACGGCCACTTACCTTCAGCTGGTAGCGTCTTGACCAGCTCACGCGCCTCTTCTTCAGAGTCGCACAGATAAGGCTCATAACCTTTATCAGCAAGATATTTTACTGCAATATCAGCAAAGGTAATTAAATGTAACGACTCGCTTAACTTCGGGAAGAAAATATCTCGGTTCTCACCGAAGATACAAGACATTAGGCAAAGCTCGCCCGACTCCTGTGGGATAACAAAGTAGCGTTTGATATCACTTGGAGCAACTATCGGTTGCTGCTTTTCGATACGTTGGTTAAACCCATGAAGCAAAGAGCCATCTGAAAATGCAACGTTCGCGAATCGAGCTGTTGATATTGCGATCTCTTTGCTGCGACGCATCAGGAACATTTCCATGATACGCTTAGAGGCCCCCATCATATTAACGGGGTTTGCAGCTTTATCCGTTGACACACAGAAATACTTTTTGACACCTGAATCTATAGACTGCTGAATTGTCTTATCCGTGTTAAATACATTCACGTCAATCATGCGCATCAGAGTGTAGGGATCTTTCTCACTGCGGACATGCTTCAGCGCAGATAGATTCAGTACATAATCGTACTGACCGTCTGCCTTAATGAAGGCATCGTATTCGATTGAACCTATATCCAGAGCAAAAGTTTGGAAATCCCCATCGATGTAACCATATGAGCTGCGAATATCTCTTACAAGCTCTACCATGTTGTTTTCACTAATATCCACAACGTGTAGTTTTTTGGGGTTACGCTTGAAAACTTCCTTAGTCACAGCTTGACCAATCGAACCAGCGCCGCCCAATATCAGAAATCGAGAGTTAGATACTTCCTTTTGTAGTGCTTGCTCAGCAGACTCAATATCTTGCAAAAAAAGTTGCTTTTGTCTACCTATTAAATTTAATATTTTGCTCATTTATAATCTCGAATTATTAATAAAAACAGTAATTATCTGATTTATATCACACTGTGATATTGCTCATAACATCGACATGCATTACAACGGTTTTTAACGGAAAAATTAGACACCAAAAATATAGAGTATGACTGTCCTTTTTATACCGAGTAGTCCAATAAAAACTACTTTTCTCAATCCACTTTCTAAAAAGTAGAAATCCATGTACCCATTCAATTATACGAGTTTTTTGACAAAGACTTTATAATGTAACTATACGTACTACGTGTATTTAGCATTACCCTAAATCGAATATAACAAGAGTTAGTGCATTAAGCGCCATGAAGAAGTTTGTAGTCAGAGTCCCGAGTCTTCACCTATCGGCCAACCGCATGACACTCGTCTTTTGCCTCATCAAGGTTACTCTACCCGCCGGATAATCGCTCAGCCGTTATCCATCGCATGTTATTTGTATTTGCAGGCTTGCTAACGTCCATTATACAATTTTCGATATGTGAGTCTAGCTCTCTCATCTACAGGTCATGGGCATGTCACATAACACAAAAATACGACACCGTGCATTCTGAGTAATGATTTGCTTTATGCCTGCTTAGCTAAAATCTGTTCAAAAACTACATAGTCATATGCTGCTCTGCTAGCTGATTGTTTCAACTACCTTTATTGAAAGGTTTTTATAGTGCGCTTAAAGGACAAGCCTGACTTTTTACGTAACTCCCTGCCATCACAGCGCTGACTATATCGTTTTTCGAAAATTTGCTTTGTAGAATTTGATATTAGAGAGGCTTAAGTAACTTCAGCTAACCTAGTCTAGGTGCATTTGGGTTTAACCCACAAACCAAATCAGCAGCTATGTATTCTGCAGAACGACAGGTTTTGTGATGAGTTAACCAGGCTGAAGTGCTAGAACGCTGTCAGGGCAGAGTCTGTATCGCAGTCTCCCCCCTTTTTAGATACAGGAGGTGAGATAGATAGCTTAATCGTGACCGAATAGATCGCTCGTATATACTTTATCTGCCACGTCACGAATTTCATCTACCATACGGCTGGACACAATAACGTCTGAAATCCGTTTAAATTCTTCCAGCTCAGTGATAACACGAGAGTGGAAAAACTCACTCTCATTCAGAACAGGCTCATAAATGACCAACTTAATACCCTCAGCTTTGATGCGTTTCATAACTCCCTGAATTGATGAAGCTCAGAAATTGTCGGAGTCACTTTTCATCATCAGACGACAAATGCCAACCACCTCAGGCTTGCACTTCAAAATAGAATCCACGACATAATCCTTACGCGGGTCGTTTGCGTCCACAATGGCACGGATGAGGTTATTCGCTACATCCTGATTGTTGGCTAAAAGCTACTTGGTGTCTTTTGGTGTAACTCCCCCATAAACTGCAACAGTTCTTGAGTAGAATTTCCACTAACAGAAGAAGGAAGTTTTACGAT contains the following coding sequences:
- a CDS encoding LegC family aminotransferase, with the protein product MTPHNINEFVRALYQTDEFIPLHAPTFSGNEKEYVLQTIDSTFVSSVGKFVDEFEQKIESLTGTAKAVATVNGTAALHAALYMAGVRAGDLVITQALTFVATCNALHHMGAEPVFVDVSPVSLGLCPKALETYLEDHAILTEQGTIHRSTKQRIQAVVPMHTFGHPVELDELVAVCKKWQIALVEDAAESLGSYYKGKHTGVFGEYGAVSFNGNKIMTTGGGGVVLCQTADAGARTKHVTTTAKVPHPYEFFHDEAGFNYRMPNLNAALGCAQLEMLTTFIEQKRALAQQYRDFFDGSEFKFVVEPAYAQSNYWLNAVICEDKAARELLLQETNSQGVMTRPIWQLMHRLPMFSNALRGDLTYSEYVEARLVNLPSTPIAKLGV
- a CDS encoding UDP-N-acetylglucosamine 4,6-dehydratase, with the protein product MSKILNLIGRQKQLFLQDIESAEQALQKEVSNSRFLILGGAGSIGQAVTKEVFKRNPKKLHVVDISENNMVELVRDIRSSYGYIDGDFQTFALDIGSIEYDAFIKADGQYDYVLNLSALKHVRSEKDPYTLMRMIDVNVFNTDKTIQQSIDSGVKKYFCVSTDKAANPVNMMGASKRIMEMFLMRRSKEIAISTARFANVAFSDGSLLHGFNQRIEKQQPIVAPSDIKRYFVIPQESGELCLMSCIFGENRDIFFPKLSESLHLITFADIAVKYLADKGYEPYLCDSEEEARELVKTLPAEGKWPCLFTKSDTTGEKDFEEFFTENETLDMERFNNLGIIKNELEYDADKIALFESTISQLKDQKSWTKEEIVELFFTMIPDFGHKETGKYLDSKM